One genomic region from Thermoleptolyngbya sichuanensis A183 encodes:
- a CDS encoding cell division protein SepF, producing the protein MSFFQRIQDVFGLGEPYDDAEYEDLGYTAEDESYGYADAYPERVPPSSPPSRRRGGAAPNNAPNNVVGLPRAAGHQPEVVLMEPRSFEEIPQAVRALRERKSVILNLGLMEPDQAQRAADYVAGGAYAVDGHQERLGDHIFLFTPSFVQISSFTSMGRGDLPLGNLTYPPTPTPKSPPTSPPPWPGNAF; encoded by the coding sequence ATGAGCTTCTTCCAGCGAATTCAAGACGTGTTTGGTTTGGGCGAACCCTACGACGATGCCGAGTATGAGGATCTAGGATACACCGCCGAAGATGAGTCCTACGGCTATGCTGATGCCTACCCTGAGCGAGTTCCGCCCTCGTCGCCCCCCTCTCGCCGCCGTGGGGGGGCTGCGCCAAATAACGCCCCTAATAATGTCGTAGGCTTGCCGCGTGCTGCTGGACATCAGCCCGAAGTGGTGTTGATGGAGCCACGCTCCTTTGAAGAAATTCCCCAGGCGGTGCGAGCGCTGCGAGAGCGCAAGTCAGTCATTCTGAATCTAGGGCTAATGGAGCCAGACCAGGCCCAGCGGGCGGCCGACTATGTAGCAGGTGGAGCCTATGCGGTGGATGGACACCAAGAGCGGCTGGGCGACCACATTTTCCTATTCACTCCCAGCTTTGTGCAGATCAGCAGCTTTACCTCGATGGGCCGGGGCGATCTGCCGCTGGGCAACCTGACCTATCCTCCCACTCCGACCCCAAAGAGTCCGCCGACCTCGCCGCCACCCTGGCCCGGCAATGCGTTCTGA